In the Telopea speciosissima isolate NSW1024214 ecotype Mountain lineage chromosome 2, Tspe_v1, whole genome shotgun sequence genome, one interval contains:
- the LOC122649733 gene encoding caffeoylshikimate esterase-like has protein sequence MAIETGKIRFEEEFIFNSREFKLYTCRWLPANTEPKALIFLCHGYAMECSISMKGTGIRLAKEGFAVYGIDYEGHGKSAGLSAYIPCFDDLVNDCSNYFTSICEKKENKRKMRFLLGESMGGAVTLLLHRNKPDYWDGAILVAPMCKIADDMRPHPFVINALDQLCKIIPTWKIIPTQDITDLAIKEPERREEVRLNPFCYKGRPRLKTGSELLRVSLDLEQNLHQVSLPFLIVHGGDDKVTDSSISKLLYESAASEDKTFKLYAGMCHALTSGEPIENINLVFADIIDWLDHRTTVEASTRWEMEQKGGYDPQIHALQGKKLLVDSV, from the exons ATG GCGATAGAGActggaaaaatcagatttgaagAG GAATTTATCTTCAATTCTCGAGAATTTAAACTTTATACATGTAGATGGCTCCCTGCAAATACAGAACCAAAAGCTTTAATCTTTCTATGCCATG GATATGCCATGGAGTGCAGCATCTCTATGAAAG GAACTGGAATTCGACTTGCAAAGGAAGGTTTTGCAgtatatgggattgattatgAGGGCCATGGGAAATCAGCTGGGCTGAGTGCCTATATCCCTTGCTTTGATGATCTTGTCAATGACTGTTCTAACTATTTTACGAGCATATGTG agaagaaagagaacaaaagaaaaatgagattTCTATTGGGAGAATCCATGGGAGGAGCAGTGACTCTCCTCTTGCACCGAAACAAGCCTGACTATTGGGATGGTGCAATCTTGGTTGCTCCAATGTGTAAG ATAGCAGATGATATGAGACCTCATCCATTTGTGATCAACGCATTGGATCAACTTTGCAAGATCATCCCCACATGGAAAATCATCCCAACTCAAGATATAACCGACCTCGCCATTAAAGAACCTGAAAGGAGAGAAGAG GTTCGCTTAAACCCCTTCTGTTATAAAGGAAGGCCTCGCCTGAAAACTGGTAGTGAGCTTCTCAGGGTGAGCTTGGACTTGGAGCAGAACCTTCACCAG GTCTCATTACCGTTTCTAATAGTGCACGGAGGCGACGACAAAGTGACGGATTCTTCCATAAGTAAATTGCTATATGAGTCAGCAGCAAGCGAAGACAAGACCTTCAAGTTGTATGCAGGGATGTGCCATGCTCTCACATCAGGGGAGCCCATCGAAAACATCAACCTAGTCTTTGCTGATATCATCGACTGGTTGGATCATAGAACGACGGTCGAAGCCTCCACTCGATGGGAAATGGAGCAGAAGGGTGGATACGATCCTCAAATCCATGCTCTCCAAGGCAAGAAATTGCTTGTAGATTCAGTCTAG